From Lathamus discolor isolate bLatDis1 chromosome 24, bLatDis1.hap1, whole genome shotgun sequence:
CCCTTTCACCCCTCTTCCACGCGGAGGTGTTTTAAGTAATGCACAGCCCCAAGTCCTCCTTCTGCTCACCCGTCTGCTGGGGCCACTCTCCAGCTCTGCCGCTCCTCATCGGCTTCACCACAGCAGGATTCCGAGCAGGCGCCTGCGAAGAGCTCCTCCCTGGAGCCTCCTGCACCGGGGCCTGGCTTTCGGGCAGGTACGGCTCCCTCTGCGCGGTCACTTCCACCTCTGCGCACAGCTTGGGCATCCTCCCTGCGAACAGAACGCACGGCGCCGCGCTCGGACACCGCACAGAGCACGAGGCTGCCGCGCTCCCTACGGCGCGTCATGACCCATTCGAATCGACCGGACGGGCCTCAGCCAGCCTGGGGAAGCGATCCAGGCAACGTTAGAGGCTGATTTCCTCAAGCCACGCTTGTACTCCCTGTCGGAGAGACACAACTGCGACAGAAGCCAGCGGCCAGGGAACGCTGTGGCTGTGTGCAGCGCTAGGATGCAGGCTCGGAGCCACCTTAGGCCACTTTAAAACCACGCCAGGGCTCACAGGGGCGGCTGCACAACCCCTGCCTCTGTTCCAAGCCAGTCCTGAtgcgtcccccccccccatcaacCCAGCTCGCAGAGAAGCCAGGGCAAAGGGAGGAGAAGAGCGCAGGCGATGGGGGAAAGGGGGCAGAGCCACTTCTTGCAGCGGGGCCCCCGATGGCCGCATTCAGCACCGCTGCGGGGGTGAACCCCCCTCAGCTCCGTGCTCCGAGCGAGCCCCCGAGCGGGGAAGCTCGGCCCGGGCCGGGTCTCGCTGTTGCAGGCCCCGAAGGGGGACCCCGGCTGGAAAACCGGGGCTGAGTTCGCACAACTGCGGCTGCGAGGCCGGCAACGAGGAACAAACCCGAGCGGCTCCGGGAGCGCCGGGGCCTCCCAGCTGAGCTCCGTCGCGGTTTCAGGGGGGCTCCTGCTCACCCTTAACCCCTCAGGAACCCGCAGCCGCCCGCACCACGGGCCCGAAGGCCCCGACGGAGCCGCGGTCCCTGAGCCCCGGTGCTGCGGCGCTCCCGGGGCCGGCAGCGGCGCCCCCCGTCCCGCTCCGCCCGCCTTTAcctcccgctgccgccgcctccGGAGCGCCGAGGCCCGCGGGGAGCTGCGCGGGGGCCTCCCTCGGGCCCGGCCGCTTCAGCGAGGCCTCCCCGGGGCCTCTCCACAGGCCGGGCCCGGCCGCCGCGAGCGTGGCGgaggcgccgccgccgccgccgtccgGGGAGGGGCTCCGCGGCCCCGCCACCGCCGCCCGCCGCTTCTTGCAGGGCAGCATCTTCAGCGACAGcgccatggcggcggcggcggcggtacCGGCACCGAGCCCAGCGCCGCGGCTCCCCGCGGCCCGGGTCCGCCCCGCCGGAAGCGGAAGCGCCGCGGGGCCCGCCCTCCGCGCAGGCGCCTTGGCTCCGCGGCGGCCCGGCGCGGGGCGCTCCGCCGCCATGTTGGCGGCGCGGGGGCCGTCAGCCCCGCCGTGACGACGCGGGGCCGCGGGGGCGGCCGCCGCCATCTTTGCTGCGCGCCGCCGCCCCGCAGGGTCCGCCCCAGGCGCGCTCCCGCAGCCGCGGGCACGAGCACGGGGAGGGGGCGGCCCCCGGGAGGCGCGGCCGCAGCCCCGGCTCTTGCCGAGTCACCGCCgggcggccgcggggcggggccgggccgcggggcggggcctgCGCCGCGCCTGGACCAGTCGGCAGCTCCTGCATCCCGGGCTGCGAGCATCCTGCGGGCGGCCATGGCGGAGATCACCGGCGTCCGCCCCGGCTTCGGTGAGTGCCGCCGGGCCCCTGCGCCTCCCTCCCGGCCGCGCTCGCCGCCCCCGGGGCCGGGCCCCGCTCGCTGCGCGGAGCCCCCGCGGGCCCCGCTCGGGCGGTGCCAGCGCTCGGCCCCGCAGCAGCCccggcgcgggggggggggggggggggggggggggagcgggtGCGCGGCCCCCGCCCGCGGGCGCCCGTGGCTGGGTcgggccgcgccgcgccccgGCCCCTTTGTTCGCAGCTCCCCGGGGGCCGGGGCGGCTGCGGCACCGGCGGCgaggcggggccggggggggggggggggctgcggcGGGAGGGGCCGGGGCGGCGGCCGCGCAGCGGGGCGGGGGTGGATGGCGGAGGTGCGCGCAGGGGCCGGGGctcggcggcggggggggggggggctccaaGGCCGGAAGGTTCCGGGCGCTGCAGCACCCGCGCGGGGCGCTCCCTTGCCTTTGACGCCCGCTGCTTCCTGGGATCCGGGAGCCACGTGCTGGCAGCACGGAGCCGGCGGCCACCGTGAGGGCGGAATCGACAGCCCCTTTCGAAAGGAAGTTTTCCGTCCTTTGCCGTTAATTGCAGTGTGATTCCAGCCCCCCCAAAGCGGGGCTCACGTCGGAACAGGGCCCCCTCCTGCAGAGACTGAATTCAAAGGGGGGGTCCGCGCTTTCCGAGACAGGAAGGGGGCTGCGGTGCCGTTGAAATGGACGCTGCGCAGAGCGAGGCTGCAAACCCGCAGCTGAAATCGGGGGTAGGGAGCTCGACCCAGGGCCGTTTTCAACTGGAAGGAATTACAGAGACCGGGCTAAGGAAGGGGGGGAACGACGACCTCAGGGGAGCTTCCAGCAGGACCagagcagggaagggctcaCTTCGGAGGGGGAGCGGTTTCGTTAATGGGACAGATTCCTCTTGCTTgaggctgctcctgcagtggggctgagccACGTTTGGCTCTGAAGTCAGTGCCCATTGCAAACCCGCGCAGGGCCAGGCTGGGAAGGTTTCTCCCTTGCCGAAAGCGCCTTTGCcatgggagcagagggggaacGTTTCCTCTTGGAAACCGGTTTATTCCTGAGCCTGCTGGGTGCTCAGGTTCGACTCTGATCTTCACCGGCCTAAAGAGAGATGTGGGGAGGAACTGAACGTGCAGGAGCTCTCGGGAGCTCCAGGGAGAATGTGGGCGCATCCTCGTCTCCTGTTTGGGGTTCAGAATGAGGACAGGAAAACCAGAGCTTGCCTTGAGCACCCTCTCAGTTCAGCTACTGCAGGTTGTACCCTTGCGAGGAAGGAGCCATAGGGCTGGCTTCCACAGCAAAAGAGCAATCGCTTCCATGGCTATGAATAAGGAGTTAGGGGAAGAGCCTGACTCTTCCTCCCCTATCACCTCCCACCCAGGAACCGAAGGCAGCCAAAGGAgctctcccttctcttcccttgtcagACTGAACAAACCCCGCTCTTTCGCCCTCTCCTTGTCCTCCCTCTGCTGtcccttctccatctgctcCAGCTTCTTACGCGTCTTGGTGGCTCTTGACTGGAGTTCCTTGAGGGTTAGGACAAAACCAGGCCACAGGGATTAGACCCGGTCCTGAAGAACAGCCCCAGGTCCAGTGTTTGTTACCCCATTCCCGTCGTTCAGAGGGAATTGGGGAATGTTCCTACCAGGGCATTAAATCCcaaaggaaaaaccccaaagcttcCTGCGAAGGAAGAGCCACGTTCCTGTGGCGATGCTGCTGATGGGCGAGATTTGAGCAGGCAAGCACTTGCTTGCCATTCCCAACACATGAAGCCCAACGCAGGCCTTAGCAGTGTGAAATGTTTCCCATGGGGGGAAGTCTTAAGTTAAAGGCTTTGATACCCAGATCATGGCCTGGAGCACCGGGTCCAGCTCCATTCCCCATGTGCTTGGCTCCATGGGGCACAAGCTGGTTCCTGACTGCCTTGTCTCCTCTGCAGATGTCTCTCCAGTGGTGGCAGGCCTCATTGGTGCTACTGTGCTCGTGGTTTCTGTCTCAGTAACAGTTTTTGTGTGGACATGCTGTCACCAGCAAGCAGAAAAGAAGCACAAAACCCCCCCGTATAAGTTCATTCACATGTTGAAAGGCATCAGCATCTACCCAGAGACCTTgagcaacaagaagaaaatcatCCGCATCCGGAGAGACAAGAATGGCGCTCCCAAGGAGGCAGGAAGGGGAAACCTCTCGGTGGATGCTGCTGAAGCCGGTTTAACAGGCTCTGAGAAAGCTCCCGACGGGCCAAGCGCAGCCCCTCGCGTCGACCAGCTCCCCATCAAAGTCGATTACGGAGATGAACTAAGTCCGGATCAAAGCCTCACTCCGGGAGGAAGCAAAACGTCCTCGCCGTCGTCTCCGGGGGACGAGGTCCTGCTGGGCGAGCTGACTTTCTCCGTGGACTACAACTTCCCCAAGAAAGCCCTGGTCGTCACCATCCAGGAGGCTCACGGGCTGCCGGTGATGGACGAGCACACGCAGAGCTCTGACCCCTACATCAAGATGACAATTCTTCCAGACAAAAGGCACCGGGTGAAGACTCGGGTGCTCCGCAAGACGCTGGAGCCGGTGTTCGATGAGACCTTCACCTTCTACGGGATCCCCTACAGCCAGCTCCAGGACCTGGTGCTCCACTTCCTCGTGCTCAGCTTCGACCGCTTCTCCCGGGATGACGTGATCGGAGAGGTCATGGTGCCCCTCGCAGGCGTGGATCCGAGCACCGGGAAGGTCCAGCTCACCCGGGAGATCCTCAAAAGGAACATACAAGTGAGTCGCTGCGGGGTTGTGACCGAGGGCCCCTGCGGTGTAGCTGATCCCGGCTCTTTTGTTCCGGGAGCCTCCGTGGTCCAGTGCGCAGGGACACTGCAAATCCTTAGCCACGAAACCCCTTTTTCCACAGATCACATGATGGGTGTCAGATGGAGGCAGGTACGATTGCTGTTAGATGGAGATACACATGATGGGTGTTAGGTGGAGATAGATACGTATGATGGGTATTGGAGATCCATATGATTGCTGTTAGATGAGGTATATATGATTGCTATTAGATGGAGATACATATGATGGATATTAGATGAGATACATATGATGGGTGTTAGATGGAGGCAGATATGATTGCTGTTAGATGGAGATACATAAGATGGGTATTAGATGGAGATCCATATGATTGCTATTAGATGGAGATACGTATGATGGGTATTAGATGGAGATCCATATGATTGCTATTAGATGGAGATACATATGATGGGTATTAGATGGAGATCCATATGATTGCTATTAGATGGAGATACATATGATGGGTATTAAATGGAGATACATGTGATCGGTATTAGATGGAGATCCATATGATTGCTGTTAGATTGAGGTGCATATGATGGGTATTAGATGGAGATACATGCGATCGGTATTAGATGGAGGTACATATGATGGGTGTTGGAGATACATATGGTGGGTGTTAGATGGAGGCAGATATGATTGCTATTAGATGGAGATCCGTATGATTGCTGTTAGATTGAGGTACATACGATTGCTATTAGATGGAGATACATATGATGGGTATTAGATGAAGATCCATATGATTGCTGTTAGATTGAGGTACATATGATTGCTATTAGATGGAGATACATATGATGGGTATTAGATGGAGATCCGTATGATTGCTGTTAGATTGAGGTACATATGATTGCTATTAGATGGAGATACATACGAACCCAGAATGGCATCTAACCCCCCATAGATGACTGCACTGAGCCAAGCCAGCAAAGGTGCATCCCCTGCTTAACACCCCCTCGTTTCTGAGAGGGGAAGAGTGCAAATTGCTCTGAAGTAACTGCACTAAATTCAACTCACGTTTCCCTTCCAGGGCCAGGAATGTGCTTATTCTCCATCAGGAATGttacaggagcagcagcagccgctgcTCCTTGCATTGGAAGCACTGGCTTAACCCCCCCGAATGATAACGAACACTGAAGGCTGCACAGCCAGgccttccccacagcagcagctgaaagaggCTTCACCTCTGGGGCGATCAGAGCATTTAGAGTGACAGTTACCGCGGTGCTTCCCCAATTCCTGCATTTGGGAATCCCCCCCCCCGGCTCTGCCAGGTTAACAGCACCAGGCTCAGCACCAGGAGTCAGCCCCTCAGCAGGCCtctggctgagctgctgccattGCCTGCGCCTCCTTTGCCAGCTGCTCAGGCCCGGAGCCCAGGGAAGGGGATGTTGGTGCCCGTGGCTCAGAGCAGCTGGTCCTGAGAGCCTCTCTCTGTTTCCCTTGCCCAGAAGTGCATCAGCAGAGGGGAGCTGCAGGTCTCCTTGTCCTACCAGCCCGTGGCTCAGAGGATGACTGTCGTGGTGCTGAAAGCCAGGCACTTGCCAAAGATGGACATCACCGGCCTCTCAGGTAGAAGCTATTTTCTCCTCCCCGAAATGAGCAGAACAAAGAATGGCCCAAGTCCCCTCTGAGCTCTTGTCACCCGCTTTGCTCGCACCTTTCCTCCCACTGCTCCTAAGGGCAATGAGTGAGCCCCCAAGGGATGGGTACACAAAGACCAAACCCTTCCTGCTGCCACACCAGCAACTGCGtccttccagcagctccttgttttcCAGATCCAGCAGATCTCCGTGTCGCTTTTGGGCAGATCAGGGATGCTCTGAGCCTCCATGCATGGGCAGATCAGGGATGCTCTGAGCCTCCATGCATGGGCAGATCAGGGATGCTCTGTGCCTCCATGCATGGGCAGATCAGGGATGCTCTGAGCCTCCATGCATGGGCAGATCAGGGATGCTCTGTGCCTCCATGCATGGGCAGATCAGGGATGCTCTGAGCCTCCATGCATGGGCAGATCAGGGATGCTCTGAGCCTCCATGCATGGGCAGATCAGGGATGCCCTGTGCCTCCATGCATGGGCAGATCAAGGATGCTCTGTGCCTCCATGCATGGGCAGATCAGGGATGCTCTGTGCCTCCATGCATGGGCAGATCAGGGATGCTCTGTGCCTCCATGCATGGGCAGATCAGGGATGCCCTGTGCCTCCATGCATGGGCAGATCAGGGATGCCCTGTGCCTCCATGCATGGGCAGATCAGGGATGCTCTGAGCCTCCATGCATGGGCAGATCAGGGATGCTCTGAGCCTCCATGCATGGGCAGATCAGGGATGCTCTGAGCCTCCATGCGTTCCACGGAGAACCAAAGCTCTGTGTGCCTGGGGCTTCATTTTAACCCTGAGCAGCTCAaagtggggctgggggaagcGGGAGGCTTTGGGCTGCACTTCCCATTGGGACATTTCCGTGGGTTATTCCCTGAAGCAGGGGAGAAACGGCTCCGGTTAGAGACGAGCATGGCCCAGCCCGGCACTGAGCTCACCAGGAAGCCCCCACCACCATTTCCATGCCGcttgctccccccccccccaagccccacaTCCTATTGAAactgctccagcccttccagCAGTAACCTCGGCAAGGAGAGAACACCTGGGGCCCATCCAGGGAGCTGAACCCCCCCCGGCTCCTGCACCAGCATCCGGGGGCTGTGTTATTGGTCCCTTTGTCTCCGTCCCTCCGCAGATCCCTACGTGAAGGTGAACGTTTACTACGGCAGGAAGCGCATCGCCAAGAAGAAGACTCACGTGAAGAAGTGCACTTTGAACCCCGTCTTCAACGAGTCCTTCATCTACGACATCCCCGCGGATCTGCTGCCCGACATCAGCATCGAGTTCCTGGTCATCGACTTCGACCGCACCACCAAGAACGAGGTGGTGGGGAGGCTGATCCTGGGCGCGCACAGCGTCACGGCGGCCGGGGCCGAGCACTGGCGGGAGGTGTGTGACAACCCCAGGAAGCCCATTGCCAAGTGGCACAGCCTGAGCGAGTACTAGAGCTTGTAGGGCAGCCTTAACCCTTGTTGTAGCTGTAGGACTAAACcttggtgcagcagcagctgatgatgatgatgatgacggGGTTCTCTTGTGATGCGATTTCTTGCAGGGCACTCAGATTCGAAAGAGCAGTCAATGAAACCCAGAAACACAGATATATATACCAGTGTACTCACGCTATTGCATGCCTAATACAAACTGACGTTAGTATAACGACCACTATCCAGTTGCAGATTTTAATACAATTAATTCTCTGTCCCTATGGAAGTTGTGTTTGTGCCGAACTGTCTTTGCTGGTATTCACCGAGATTGGCCTGTCTTTAAGTAGGCTTCTCCCAGAGTTTAACCTCTAGTTTCTTGTTCGTTTGCCTGCCCATTGGTTCTTGCAGTTCTGTTCTTTGCTGGCTCGGGAGCACCAACCACAGTTCCATGTAAAGGTGGCTCAGGATTCTGCACTACAGAAAGGGAAGCCGCAGGGAAATGGCCCTTTCCTTCGGGAACAACGTTCTCTTGTCAGGCCCTGGAACCCGTGGCTGCCACGTAGCTGATGCGGTCCCAACAGCAGAGATTCCCATCTACGATTCCCAGCCCGCCAAAGGCATCGCTTTGGGTGCTCTGagggccctttccaacccagccCATTCTGTGAAGGGCCCAAGAACACAAAGCGATGAGTGAGGGCTCAGGGACCTCCTGCTGGTCCTTGCTCAGTTCTGTTACAGTGCAGCGGGGAGAGGAAAACGGGGTGTGGGGGAAGGAGCACAAAGCTTCCTTCCGTGCAGTTTGCATCAGAGATGATGTGGAGCCAGCTCCCGAGGGAGGTAACGCAGGGCAGAGCCTGTCTCAAGGCACTTGGTCAGTTGTGAACGACTCAGACTTCCCATAGGTTTCCATCACCTCCGGGGTGTGAAGACCCGGAGCCCTCGGGCTCTTAACCCTGCCTGCTCAGGAGCTCGTCAGGTTCCACCAGTCCCATTGGATCTGGTGTTAAAGACACCAAGCGGCAGCGTCCTGGCAAGTGACTTCGTTTGGCTTGGGAGCCCGTTCGAGCCAGGCAGGGTGGTAACTGGCACCGGGtcctgggctggagcagagctAGAGCCAGGCTGGAGGAGTTGAACTACTCCTGGCCTCTGCAATGGGATCTGAAGCAGAAGGGAGCCCACAAAGGGGCTTTCAGGTGGCTTTCAGTTGCTTCCATACTGGATCCTGTCGATGGCGTTTGGAGCTCATTGCACTGCTCGCAGGCCTTGACTCCTGACGTTCAGAGCCCTGTTGGGAAATgatccttccccttcctcctaaTGAAGGTGGAACGATGGAGCGGGGCACGTAACGCAGCAGTGGGGGGGCTCCTCGGGGCCAGGCAGCACGCTGGGAGCTGGCAATACTTTGGCATCTCTTCCTTCTGGAAAGCCGGAATCTTCTCTCCCATTGGAACTTGCTTCCAGGCAGagtctctgcagcagcagacgCTGCACTGAGGCTGCAGCTCCCTCTGCACGGGCAGCGGGGGCTTCATTCCTGCCGGATTGGATCCGGCACAGGGATTCCTGCCCGAGGCTGGAGGCTGTGTCCTTAATGCTCCTCGAGCGCACGCTCTTGGAGGGGCTCAGAGCCGCAGGCCGGGGCTGCCGTGGCCACGGGGCCGCTCTTGCTCGCTCCTGGGTTTTGCACTAAGCGATGGCCTTGCTGCAGGGTAGCGACTGTCAGGACTTTGCCTGGGCACGCGCTCCCGCTGTCGGGATGAGCAGGCACCGGCAGCGCCCAGGAtgctccctgcttcccctccgGAGCGCCTCGGCCTCAGGGATCTCCTCGAGATTCCTGGGGCTGCAAAGGAAAAGCCGAGCCTCGCGGCAAGGAAACGTGCTCAGGGTGAAGAGGCGCAGGCGCTCGGGCAGGTAGGAGCAGCCTCGCCCCTCTGCGGAGCGAGAGGAAGCTGAAGCTGTGCAGATCTCTATAAGGCACCACGTAGACAGGAAGCGACAGGAACTCACTGTACATCCCCCGCTGTGGTTGGTCTTTACCTTCTCGTGTCTCCTCGTGGCAAATTAACCTGGAAAATGACAACTttgtgtgaaaaaaagaaaataaaaggaaaaaaaaaaaccctatctgGGCATGTGTGAAAGTGCATCGtgagggaggtgctccaggagTGAGGTGCTCCATGCCATGACCTGATCCATGTGTGAGCTGCTCCATGCGTGAGCTGATCTGTGCCATGACCTGATCCATGTGCGAGCTGATCCATGTGCAAGCTGATCCATGTGTGAGCTGCCCATGTGTGAGCTGATCCATGCGTGAGCTGATCCATGTGCGAGCTGATCCATGTGCGAGCTGATCCATGTGCGAGCTGATCCATGTGTGAGCTGCCCATGTGTGAGCTGATCCATACCATGACCTGATCCATGCGTGAGCTGACCCATGCCATGAGCTGATCCATGCGTGAGCTGCTCCATGTGTGAGCTGATCCATGCCATGACCTGATCCATGTGTGAGCTGATCCATGTGTGAGCTGATCCATGTGTGAGCTGCTCCATGTGTGAGCTGATCCATGCCATGACCTGATCCATGTGTGAGCTGATCCATGTGCGAGCTGATCCATGTGCGAGCTGATCCATGCGTGCGCTGCTCCATGTGTGCGCTGCTCCATGCCTTGAGCTGTTCCATGCCTTGAGCTGCTCCATGCCTTGAGCTGCTCCATGCTGTAACACAAGCTTGTCTCTCTTGGATTTGTTATCGCACACGGAGCGTGCAAATAAAGCTGGAATCACTttagctgctgcctgtgccatgATTGATGTAGGCAACACGGACGGGAGGAGAGCTGGAagggctcaaggccaggttggacacaggggcttggagcaccctgctccagtgaaaGGGGTCCatgcctggggcaggggttgggactggaggagctttaaggtcccttcaacccaacccattccatggttcCATGAATTTAAGCACTGGTTCCACAGATGGGAGTCCCTGGTCTGACAATTCCCAAGCCAAGAACTCCCAAGAGCTAAAGGACCAGGACACAGCCCCAGCAAATGAAGCCTCACGCTGATACTGAAGTGGTGGCGCATCCGAACCCTCTCCGTGACCCGCACGGCGTTCCCGTTTGCCGTGATTTGGCAGGAACGGGTATTCTTTAGCTCAGTGAAAAAGAGGACGTGGGATGAGTGGGAGCAGCTGCACTCCGACAGTGGGAATTGA
This genomic window contains:
- the SYT11 gene encoding synaptotagmin-11 isoform X1, coding for MAEITGVRPGFDVSPVVAGLIGATVLVVSVSVTVFVWTCCHQQAEKKHKTPPYKFIHMLKGISIYPETLSNKKKIIRIRRDKNGAPKEAGRGNLSVDAAEAGLTGSEKAPDGPSAAPRVDQLPIKVDYGDELSPDQSLTPGGSKTSSPSSPGDEVLLGELTFSVDYNFPKKALVVTIQEAHGLPVMDEHTQSSDPYIKMTILPDKRHRVKTRVLRKTLEPVFDETFTFYGIPYSQLQDLVLHFLVLSFDRFSRDDVIGEVMVPLAGVDPSTGKVQLTREILKRNIQKCISRGELQVSLSYQPVAQRMTVVVLKARHLPKMDITGLSGNPYVKVNVYYGRKRIAKKKTHVKKCTLNPVFNESFIYDIPADLLPDISIEFLVIDFDRTTKNEVVGRLILGAHSVTAAGAEHWREVCDNPRKPIAKWHSLSEY
- the SYT11 gene encoding synaptotagmin-11 isoform X2; the protein is MAEITGVRPGFDVSPVVAGLIGATVLVVSVSVTVFVWTCCHQQAEKKHKTPPYKFIHMLKGISIYPETLSNKKKIIRIRRDKNGAPKEAGRGNLSVDAAEAGLTGSEKAPDGPSAAPRVDQLPIKVDYGDELSPDQSLTPGGSKTSSPSSPGDEVLLGELTFSVDYNFPKKALVVTIQEAHGLPVMDEHTQSSDPYIKMTILPDKRHRVKTRVLRKTLEPVFDETFTFYGIPYSQLQDLVLHFLVLSFDRFSRDDVIGEVMVPLAGVDPSTGKVQLTREILKRNIQKCISRGELQVSLSYQPVAQRMTVVVLKARHLPKMDITGLSDPYVKVNVYYGRKRIAKKKTHVKKCTLNPVFNESFIYDIPADLLPDISIEFLVIDFDRTTKNEVVGRLILGAHSVTAAGAEHWREVCDNPRKPIAKWHSLSEY